One segment of Mycolicibacterium sp. YH-1 DNA contains the following:
- a CDS encoding biotin-dependent carboxyltransferase family protein yields the protein MPVIEVVRAGMQATIQDLGRTGFGHLGVPEAGAMDPTSLRLANRLVGNDEHAAAIEFLLGGFAIRFHCQRAFAVCGAPLELHLNDIPVASGQWQLARAGDLLVAGRAAYGLRSYLAVAGGIGVPAVLGSRSTDTLSGLGPDPLKPGDLVPVDTPSRCAPLVNAVDFTVSSPVAEVPIRFRWGPREDRFTEGARRTLVDSVFTISSEVDRIAARLIGPTLEFAITEDLATEGLALGSIQVPPSGQPIIHLANHPPTGGYPVVGVVATEDVVRLAQLPPGTRIRLSPLPSTMSAN from the coding sequence ATGCCGGTGATCGAGGTTGTCCGCGCGGGGATGCAGGCGACGATCCAAGATCTTGGGCGCACCGGATTCGGTCACCTCGGCGTACCGGAGGCGGGCGCCATGGATCCCACGAGCCTGCGCCTGGCTAATCGGCTCGTCGGCAATGACGAACACGCCGCCGCGATCGAGTTCCTCCTGGGCGGCTTCGCAATTCGGTTTCACTGCCAACGGGCATTCGCGGTCTGCGGCGCCCCGCTTGAACTACACCTCAACGACATCCCGGTGGCGTCGGGACAGTGGCAACTCGCCAGGGCGGGCGATCTACTCGTCGCGGGACGCGCCGCGTACGGCTTGAGAAGCTATCTCGCGGTCGCTGGCGGCATTGGCGTACCCGCTGTCCTCGGCAGTCGGTCGACGGACACGCTGTCCGGCTTGGGTCCCGACCCCCTCAAACCCGGCGACCTCGTTCCCGTCGACACACCGAGCCGGTGCGCTCCGCTGGTGAACGCGGTGGACTTCACGGTGTCTAGTCCGGTCGCCGAAGTGCCGATCCGTTTCCGATGGGGACCTCGTGAGGACCGATTCACCGAAGGTGCCAGGCGGACACTGGTCGACAGCGTCTTCACGATCAGCAGCGAGGTGGACCGAATTGCCGCTCGTCTCATCGGTCCAACACTCGAGTTCGCCATCACCGAGGACCTGGCAACGGAGGGATTGGCGCTGGGCTCCATTCAGGTTCCCCCGTCCGGCCAGCCCATCATCCACCTGGCCAATCACCCACCCACAGGCGGCTATCCAGTCGTCGGCGTAGTCGCCACCGAGGACGTCGTGCGACTCGCACAGTTGCCGCCCGGCACCCGGATACGCCTGTCACCCCTACCGTCAACGATGTCCGCCAACTAG
- a CDS encoding allophanate hydrolase subunit 1, which yields MRAVGDIGILVEADSTNTVRSLAKWVNEHRLRPDLRDVIPAVTTLFITGGSSTLRAIRADLDSFDASQFIALPQPSRRVVVDVRYDGPDLAGVASRVGLTCREVIEIHTGSEYVVEFFGFAPGQAFFGGLPPRLQLPRRSTPRTHVPAGALAIANGFTVIYPQNSPGGWNLIGTRVSDPLWDIGRTPPNRLDVGDIVQFRQCR from the coding sequence GTGCGCGCCGTGGGCGACATCGGCATCCTTGTCGAAGCCGATTCCACCAACACCGTTCGATCCCTTGCGAAGTGGGTCAACGAGCATCGGCTGCGGCCTGATCTACGGGACGTGATACCTGCGGTGACGACACTCTTCATCACAGGCGGATCATCCACCTTGCGCGCCATCCGAGCAGACCTCGACTCGTTCGACGCATCCCAGTTCATTGCGCTTCCGCAGCCCAGCAGGCGCGTGGTCGTCGACGTACGTTACGACGGTCCAGACCTGGCCGGGGTCGCCAGCCGCGTTGGGCTCACGTGTCGTGAGGTCATCGAGATCCACACGGGCAGCGAATACGTCGTGGAGTTCTTCGGATTCGCTCCCGGACAGGCCTTCTTCGGGGGATTGCCCCCGCGCCTGCAGCTACCGCGCCGAAGCACGCCCCGCACACACGTGCCAGCCGGAGCCCTCGCCATCGCCAACGGCTTCACCGTCATTTACCCGCAGAACTCACCGGGAGGGTGGAATCTGATCGGCACGAGGGTGTCGGACCCGCTGTGGGACATCGGCCGCACTCCCCCGAACCGCCTGGACGTGGGAGACATCGTCCAGTTTCGCCAATGCCGGTGA
- the pdxS gene encoding pyridoxal 5'-phosphate synthase lyase subunit PdxS produces the protein MTRPSHHLATQPRVDGTQTGTARVKRGMAEMLKGGVIMDVVTPEQARIAEGAGAVAVMALERVPADIRAQGGVSRMSDPDMISGIIAAVTIPVMAKARIGHFVEAQILASLGVDYVDESEVLTPADYANHIDKWKFTVPFVCGATNLGEALRRITEGAAMIRSKGEAGTGDVSNATTHMRTILGEIRRLSSLSTDELFVAAKELQAPYDLVVEVARAGKLPVTMFTAGGIATPADAAMMMQLGAEGVFVGSGIFKSGDPAARAAAIVKATTFYDDADVLSKVSRGLGEAMVGINVEDIAQPHRLAARGW, from the coding sequence ATGACACGTCCATCGCACCACCTCGCCACTCAACCGCGAGTCGACGGCACACAGACCGGCACCGCCCGCGTGAAGCGCGGTATGGCCGAGATGCTCAAGGGTGGGGTCATCATGGACGTCGTCACCCCGGAGCAGGCTCGTATCGCCGAGGGCGCAGGTGCGGTCGCGGTCATGGCGCTCGAGCGTGTGCCCGCCGATATTCGAGCCCAGGGTGGCGTATCGCGGATGAGCGATCCGGACATGATCTCCGGCATCATCGCCGCGGTCACCATCCCTGTGATGGCCAAGGCCCGCATCGGTCACTTCGTGGAGGCGCAGATCCTGGCCAGCCTCGGCGTGGACTACGTCGACGAGTCCGAGGTGCTCACCCCGGCCGACTACGCCAACCACATCGACAAGTGGAAGTTCACGGTTCCCTTCGTGTGTGGCGCGACCAACCTGGGCGAGGCGCTGCGCCGCATCACCGAGGGGGCGGCGATGATCCGCTCCAAGGGTGAGGCCGGCACCGGCGACGTCTCCAACGCGACCACCCACATGCGCACGATCCTCGGCGAGATCCGCAGGCTCAGCTCCCTGTCGACCGACGAGTTGTTCGTCGCCGCAAAGGAACTGCAGGCACCGTATGACCTGGTGGTCGAGGTGGCTCGCGCCGGCAAGCTGCCCGTCACGATGTTCACCGCCGGCGGCATCGCCACCCCGGCCGATGCCGCGATGATGATGCAGCTCGGCGCCGAGGGTGTCTTCGTCGGCTCGGGCATCTTCAAGTCCGGTGACCCCGCCGCCCGCGCCGCGGCAATCGTGAAGGCCACCACCTTCTACGACGACGCCGACGTCCTGTCCAAGGTGTCGCGCGGGCTGGGTGAGGCCATGGTCGGCATCAACGTCGAGGACATCGCCCAACCACACCGGCTCGCCGCACGCGGCTGGTGA
- a CDS encoding RidA family protein: MTEREPIRTSDAPPPAGSYSQAIRHNGVVWLAGQTPRTADGVHVSGQSFEEQARQALRNVEAVATAAGTSLAHALSVTVYLRDPERRFEFDAVWREFVVEPFPARAIVQSDLPGFDIEISAVCGHAQPS; the protein is encoded by the coding sequence GTGACCGAGCGTGAACCGATCCGGACCAGTGACGCACCGCCGCCGGCGGGGTCGTACAGCCAGGCGATTCGGCACAACGGGGTGGTGTGGCTCGCGGGCCAGACGCCCCGCACCGCCGATGGTGTCCACGTGAGCGGCCAGTCGTTCGAGGAGCAGGCCCGGCAGGCGCTGCGCAATGTGGAAGCGGTGGCCACTGCGGCAGGGACCTCGCTGGCACATGCGTTGAGCGTCACTGTGTATCTGCGGGATCCTGAGCGGCGATTTGAATTCGACGCCGTTTGGCGGGAATTCGTCGTCGAACCGTTTCCGGCTCGCGCTATCGTGCAGTCCGATCTGCCGGGGTTCGACATCGAGATCAGTGCCGTGTGCGGCCACGCCCAGCCGAGCTGA